In Falco biarmicus isolate bFalBia1 chromosome 7, bFalBia1.pri, whole genome shotgun sequence, a single window of DNA contains:
- the LOC130152141 gene encoding uncharacterized protein LOC130152141, producing the protein MAEDSPKRRKANFNEAETEVLIEQVLKHEQLLFAAGPGRASPGQKRKVWELIRHKVNPVAACPRDVEDLKKRWRDLKRRDRSKLCRLSQGCGPPGPPALGLLLAPEEMPPAVAPPGRRHHLHHHHRAYGSLLPAEAVPIVGGIDTLELPGAVVGEMGFNDDPGTSHQSSLEKMNLKEEIVVKVVEPEESSEDMAVVPPSQEQLPFLGTSGGGSSGKVKAKTKGRSQADQNEITEEDLVQIQQTQMQVIQSGFDSVNHNLRLLQQGMQDLSNSLSIMAHTLVAIKNVYVKNNTGPTTYATASTQTTAGYLSPGSPQVSSAEDRGRVQVAGSSSRSSSCSSSSMSQEPGPSEFPRPPLRTIKKEHPNGCYYFCFADV; encoded by the exons ATGGCCGAGGACTCGCCCAAGCGGCGCAAGGCGAATTTCAACGAGGCGGAGACGGAGGTGCTGATCGAGCAGGTGCTGAAGCACGAGCAGCTGCTCTtcgcggcggggccgggccgcgcctcCCCGGGCCAGAAGCGGAAGGTGTGGGAGCTGATCCGGCACAAGGTGAACCCGGTGGCCGCCTGCCCCCGCGACGTGGAGGACCTGAAGAAGCGCTGGCGGGACCTGAAGCGCCGCGACCGCAGCAAGCTCTGCCGCCTCTCGCAGGGCTGCGGgccgcccggcccccccgccctcGGCCTCCTGCTGGCCCCCGAGGAGATGCCGCCCGCCGTcgcgccgcccggccgccgccaccacctgcaccaccaccaccgcgCCTACGGCTCCCTGCTGCCCGCCGAGGCCGTGCCCATCGTGGGCGGCATCGACACGCTGGAGCTGCCCGGCGCCGTCGTGGGGGAGATGG GGTTTAATGATGATCCTGGAACATCTCATCAATCCAGTCTTGAGAAGATGAACCTCAAAGAAGAGATAGTAGTGAAGGTGGTAGAGCCAGAAGAAAGCTCTGAGGACATGGCAGTGGTTCCACCTAGCCAAGAACAACTGCCTTTTCTGGGGACATCTGGTGGTGGTTCCTCTGGGAAAgtaaaagccaaaacaaaaggcagatCCCAGGCAGACCAAAATGAAATAACTGAAGAGGACCTAGTGCAGATTCAGCAGACCCAGATGCAGGTGATCCAGTCTGGCTTTGACAGTGTCAACCACAATCTTcggctgctgcagcaaggcatGCAAGATCTGAGTAACAGCCTCAGCATCATGGCGCATACGCTTGTTGCTATCAAAAACGTCTACGTGAAAAACAACACTGGCCCGACGACGTATGCCACTGCCTCTACTCAAACCACGGCTGGGTACCTGAGCCCAGGCTCCCCCCAGGTCTCTTCCGCTGAGGACAGAGGTAGAGTGCAGgtggctggaagcagcagcagaagcagcagctgcagctccagctccatGTCACAAGAACCAGGTCCTTCAGAGTTTCCTAGGCCCCCCCTGAGAACCATTAAGAAAGAACATCCAAATGGCTGCTACTacttctgctttgcagatgtGTAA